The following DNA comes from Phytohabitans rumicis.
CGGCAGGAGCAGGGGCGCCGTGGTGGCCGCGACGAGGACGGCGAGGGCGATCCGGATTTGCTTCACACCGGACGGTCTATTCAGCCTCCACGACGGCCGCCCCAATCCCAGCCACGCGCCAGACGGACAGCGGGTTAACTGCTCGCCCCGCTACAGCGGCGGCCCGGCGTACCGCTCGCCGTCCACGTACGGCCAGGGGTTGGCCACGCACCCGTTGAGAAACAGCGTCTGCTGCATCATCACCGGTGCCAACTTGCCGCGTCCCGGGCACCGTTCATGCGCGAACCCCAGCTCGTGCCCGACCTCGTGATTGACCACATAGGACCGGTACACGTCGAGCGGCACCTTGGCCGCGACGTAGTGGGGCACCGACAGCCGCCAGCGGTCCAGGTTGATGATCACCTTCCCGAGGCCACGGCACGAGGTGTACGACTTGCCGTCCACCCGGTTGTCGACCCAGACCGCGGCGCACATCTCCCGCGCGGTGGCGGCGGTGACCAGGTAGACCGTGAAGTCGTGCCCGCCGCCGTCCGGCACCCGCTGGAAGCGCCGCTGCCCATTGGCGATCCAGCTGCCCGGCGCACCCAGCGCGGAGTCCACCGCCGTGGCGAACCGGGCGACGTCCTCGTCGGCGCCGTCCTCGACGGCCACCCGGTACCGGCGCAGCTGGCCGGCCCGGCCGAGGACCGGGCCGCGCCCGGTGGCGTACTCGAAGGTGCCCGACCCGGTGGACGGCACCGGGCCGGGAAGGCGCAGCACCGGGGTCGGCGATGCGGACGGCGCCGGCGTGGGTGTCGCCGAGCCGCTCGGGGCCGGTGTGGTCGGCGCGCCCGCGTCCCAGACCGGTCCGTCCGCG
Coding sequences within:
- a CDS encoding DUF3152 domain-containing protein — translated: MALASVSLAGVLALAGVLVASPDAPAADGPVWDAGAPTTPAPSGSATPTPAPSASPTPVLRLPGPVPSTGSGTFEYATGRGPVLGRAGQLRRYRVAVEDGADEDVARFATAVDSALGAPGSWIANGQRRFQRVPDGGGHDFTVYLVTAATAREMCAAVWVDNRVDGKSYTSCRGLGKVIINLDRWRLSVPHYVAAKVPLDVYRSYVVNHEVGHELGFAHERCPGRGKLAPVMMQQTLFLNGCVANPWPYVDGERYAGPPL